A genomic stretch from Streptomyces venezuelae ATCC 10712 includes:
- a CDS encoding PadR family transcriptional regulator → MSRRSGILEFAVLGLLREAPMHGYELRKRLNTSLGVFRAFSYGTLYPCLKTLVANGWLIEEPGSAPEEALAASLAGRRAKIVYRLTSAGKDHFEELLSHTGPDAWEDEHFAARFAFFGQTEREVRMRVLEGRRSRLEERLEKMRASLARTRERLDDYTLELQRHGMESVEREVRWLNELIESERAGRDQRSGSDAPALHDNDSGETGGLPRHGGSTRPDPSDDTAK, encoded by the coding sequence ATGAGCAGACGCTCCGGCATCCTCGAGTTCGCCGTCCTCGGCCTGCTGCGCGAGGCCCCGATGCACGGGTACGAGCTGCGGAAGCGCCTCAACACCTCGCTGGGCGTCTTCCGGGCCTTCAGCTACGGAACGCTGTATCCCTGCCTCAAGACGCTGGTCGCCAACGGCTGGTTGATCGAGGAACCGGGCAGCGCTCCCGAGGAGGCCCTCGCCGCTTCACTCGCAGGACGCCGAGCCAAGATCGTCTACCGGTTGACGTCCGCGGGGAAGGACCACTTCGAGGAACTCCTCTCGCACACCGGCCCGGACGCCTGGGAGGACGAGCACTTCGCCGCACGGTTCGCCTTCTTCGGGCAGACCGAGCGCGAGGTGCGGATGCGCGTCCTCGAAGGGCGCCGCAGCCGGCTGGAGGAGCGCCTGGAGAAGATGCGCGCCTCCTTGGCCCGGACACGCGAGCGCCTCGACGACTACACGCTTGAGCTGCAGCGCCACGGTATGGAGTCCGTGGAGCGCGAAGTGCGCTGGCTGAACGAGCTCATCGAGAGCGAGCGGGCAGGGCGGGATCAGCGATCCGGCTCCGACGCCCCCGCTCTGCACGACAACGATTCTGGAGAAACGGGCGGCCTGCCCCGGCACGGGGGCAGTACCCGGCCGGATCCGTCCGACGACACCGCCAAGTGA
- a CDS encoding inositol-3-phosphate synthase yields MGSVRVAIVGVGNCAASLVQGVEYYKDADPAAKVPGLMHVQFGDYHVGDVEFVAAFDVDAKKVGLDLSDAIGASENNTIKICDVPNKGVTVQRGHTLDGLGKYYRLTIEESAEEPVDVVQILKDRQVDVLVCYLPVGSEDAAKFYAQCAIDAKVAFVNALPVFIAGTKEWADKFTEAGVPIVGDDIKSQVGATITHRVMAKLFEDRGVRLERTMQLNVGGNMDFKNMLERDRLESKKISKTQAVTSQIPDRELGEKNVHIGPSDYVAWLDDRKWAYVRLEGRAFGDVPLNLEYKLEVWDSPNSAGVIIDALRAAKIAKDRGIGGPILSASSYFMKSPPVQYFDDEALANVEKFIKGEVER; encoded by the coding sequence ATGGGTTCGGTTCGCGTAGCCATCGTCGGCGTGGGCAACTGCGCCGCCTCGCTGGTCCAGGGCGTCGAGTACTACAAGGACGCCGACCCGGCGGCCAAGGTGCCCGGCCTGATGCACGTCCAGTTCGGCGACTACCACGTCGGTGACGTCGAGTTCGTCGCCGCCTTCGACGTCGACGCGAAGAAGGTCGGCCTCGACCTCTCGGACGCCATCGGCGCCAGCGAGAACAACACCATCAAGATCTGCGACGTCCCGAACAAGGGCGTCACGGTCCAGCGCGGTCACACGCTCGACGGTCTCGGCAAGTACTACCGCCTGACCATCGAGGAGTCCGCCGAGGAGCCGGTCGACGTCGTCCAGATCCTCAAGGACCGCCAGGTCGACGTTCTCGTCTGCTACCTGCCCGTGGGTTCCGAGGACGCCGCGAAGTTCTACGCCCAGTGCGCCATCGACGCCAAGGTCGCCTTCGTCAACGCCCTTCCGGTCTTCATCGCCGGCACCAAGGAGTGGGCCGACAAGTTCACCGAGGCGGGCGTCCCGATCGTCGGCGACGACATCAAGTCGCAGGTCGGCGCCACGATCACGCACCGCGTGATGGCGAAGCTGTTCGAGGACCGCGGTGTCCGTCTTGAGCGCACCATGCAGCTCAACGTCGGCGGCAACATGGACTTCAAGAACATGCTCGAGCGCGACCGCCTCGAGTCCAAGAAGATCTCCAAGACGCAGGCCGTCACCTCGCAGATCCCCGACCGCGAGCTGGGCGAGAAGAACGTCCACATCGGTCCCTCGGACTACGTGGCCTGGCTGGACGACCGCAAGTGGGCGTACGTGCGCCTTGAGGGCCGCGCCTTCGGCGACGTCCCGCTGAACCTCGAGTACAAGCTCGAGGTGTGGGACTCCCCGAACTCCGCGGGTGTCATCATCGACGCCCTGCGCGCCGCGAAGATCGCCAAGGACCGCGGCATCGGCGGCCCGATCCTCTCCGCGTCGAGCTACTTCATGAAGTCGCCGCCGGTTCAGTACTTCGACGACGAGGCCCTGGCCAACGTCGAGAAGTTCATCAAGGGCGAGGTCGAGCGCTAA
- a CDS encoding MFS transporter encodes MSVVRDLRVLLRLTNFRRLLAVRLLSQCADGVYQVALATYVVFSPEKQTSPAAIASAMAVLLLPYSLVGPFAGVLLDRWQRRQVFLYGNLLRALLAGGTALLILAAVPEWLFYASALSVTAVNRFVLAGLSASLPRVVDAERLVVANSLSPTAGTLAATVGGGLAFGIQLLADKSNAAVVAFGALLYLCAGLASLRMSRELLGPDPGLVPQRLASTLASTVRGLIAGLRHLAERRRAARALAAVGLMRFCYGALFVTVLMLCRYAWSSTESEGLGLLGLAVAASGAGFFAAAVISPWAVGRLGPFGWMTVCAAAAAVLEPTLGLTFAPAPFLVAAFVLGLITQGSKIATDTVVQTSVDDAYRGRVFALYDVLFNVAFVAAAGVAALMLPPDGRSPLLVVLVAVIYAVIALALRGERTEG; translated from the coding sequence ATGTCCGTCGTACGTGATCTGCGCGTACTCCTGCGCCTGACGAACTTCCGCCGCCTGCTCGCCGTTCGGCTGCTCTCGCAGTGCGCCGACGGCGTCTACCAGGTGGCCCTCGCCACGTACGTCGTCTTCTCCCCCGAGAAACAGACCTCCCCCGCCGCGATCGCCTCCGCGATGGCGGTCCTCCTGCTCCCGTACTCCCTCGTCGGCCCGTTCGCCGGTGTCCTTCTGGACCGCTGGCAGCGACGGCAGGTCTTCCTGTACGGCAACCTCCTGCGCGCCCTGCTCGCCGGCGGGACCGCCCTGCTCATCCTCGCGGCCGTCCCCGAGTGGCTCTTCTACGCCTCCGCGCTCTCCGTCACGGCCGTCAACCGCTTCGTCCTCGCGGGTCTCTCGGCCTCGCTCCCACGTGTCGTCGACGCCGAACGGCTCGTGGTGGCCAACTCGCTCTCCCCCACCGCCGGCACCCTCGCCGCGACCGTGGGAGGCGGTCTCGCGTTCGGCATCCAGCTGCTGGCCGACAAGTCCAACGCGGCCGTGGTCGCCTTCGGCGCCCTCCTCTATCTCTGCGCCGGCCTCGCCTCGCTGCGTATGTCCCGGGAGCTCCTCGGGCCCGATCCCGGCCTCGTGCCGCAGCGGCTCGCCTCCACACTCGCCTCGACGGTCCGAGGCCTGATCGCGGGACTGCGCCACCTCGCCGAGCGACGGCGGGCCGCCCGCGCCCTCGCTGCGGTGGGCCTCATGCGCTTCTGTTACGGCGCCCTGTTCGTCACCGTGCTCATGCTCTGCCGCTATGCGTGGAGCTCCACGGAATCCGAGGGACTCGGGCTCCTCGGGCTCGCCGTCGCCGCCTCCGGCGCGGGATTCTTCGCGGCGGCCGTGATCTCCCCCTGGGCTGTGGGACGGCTCGGTCCCTTCGGATGGATGACGGTGTGCGCCGCGGCGGCCGCCGTGCTCGAACCGACACTCGGCCTGACCTTCGCCCCCGCCCCCTTCCTCGTCGCCGCCTTCGTTCTCGGGCTCATCACCCAGGGGTCGAAGATCGCGACGGACACCGTGGTGCAGACGTCCGTGGACGATGCCTACCGAGGGCGGGTCTTCGCGCTGTACGACGTGCTGTTCAACGTCGCCTTCGTGGCCGCCGCCGGAGTGGCGGCGCTGATGCTGCCGCCCGACGG